A DNA window from Naumovozyma dairenensis CBS 421 chromosome 8, complete genome contains the following coding sequences:
- the ROG1 gene encoding putative lipase ROG1 (similar to Saccharomyces cerevisiae YDL109C and ROG1 (YGL144C); ancestral locus Anc_2.330), with product MAMSLTKPHLHSDGILFHGKSAVKVGEQERYIISYNLYEDDEIPADLILDSLWLKVKNIEPMSYRAAYLMGPFMLYCDVRCEHYHHSQKIIASADQPRFEPNLQPQQEHIVELSLHTIQHNYVWIVDIVSQILFTTNTQTSFEVAIGKTKESLGKNNNVVDMSPYWETYNSDRLIVTRLTTLDLWKLPTQLTLKSSRRKKHLVILTHGLHSNVTTDMEYMMEQIYKSQEKYPNETIIVDGFPGNVCRTEKGVKYLGSRVAKYIIDNLYDDSVVKISFIGHSLGGLVQTFAIAYIAVNYPWFFEKVTPINFITFASPLLGIVTDNPAYVKLLLSFGVIGKTGQDLGLKNINGSDKPLLYLLPGEPVRTILSKFKRRTLYANAINDGIVPLYTASLLFLDYDDILLQLQKNTNTKSENNVTIPENTDFFNKNFISPLTKMLSVWAPQKFPTDPNSSTSALPKVSVLQSATSLLLPPLPDKTYLLDPDSRHPVIIHDKIYTKDDLPPQGDSELLDDTFFNSENMLLQAFTAIGSDRDREKKYQKLEESIARRWHEGMDWRKVVVALKPDAHNNIIVRRRFANAYGWTVIDHLVDVHFNGDDSLETSKEVEEEEKEEEKEEEKEKEKEKENALVSMDCPTTMVPLDIVKDLSWITKVENEGLFDEGPTGMISTFGEMLENFTKTRLSLMTDRTYNGVLPNDSTDPDNDTSIQDGFA from the coding sequence ATGGCAATGTCGTTAACAAAACCACACTTACACTCAGATGGAATTCTCTTCCATGGCAAATCAGCTGTCAAAGTAGGAGAACAAGAACGCTATATCATCTCATATAATCTatatgaagatgatgaaatacCCGCTGATCTAATACTCGACTCTCTATGGctgaaagtgaaaaatatcGAACCAATGTCATACAGAGCAGCATACCTTATGGGTCCCTTCATGCTATATTGTGACGTACGTTGTGAACACTATCATCATTCTCAAAAGATCATTGCATCTGCTGATCAACCAAGATTCGAACCAAATTTACAACCTCAACAGGAACATATCGTTGAATTGTCATTACATACCATACAGCATAACTATGTTTGGATAGTCGATATCGTCAGCCAGATATTGTTCACGACAAACACTCAAACATCTTTCGAGGTAGCCATTGGGAAAACTAAGGAATCATTAGggaagaataataatgtcGTGGATATGTCTCCTTATTGGGAAACCTACAACTCAGATAGACTGATTGTGACAAGATTGACTACATTGGATCTTTGGAAATTACCTACTCAATTGACTTTGAAATCAAGTAGAAGGAAAAAACATTTAGTTATCTTGACTCATGGTTTACATTCAAATGTCACTACAGATATGGAATATATGATGGAACAAATTTATAAATCTCAAGAGAAATACCCTAACGAAACAATAATAGTGGACGGGTTCCCAGGAAACGTTTGTAGGACAGAGAAAGGTGTGAAATACTTGGGCTCAAGGGTAGCAAAATACATTATAGACAACTTGTATGATGACTCAGTAGTGAAAATTTCGTTTATTGGTCATTCATTGGGTGGACTTGTGCAAACCTTTGCAATTGCTTACATTGCGGTCAATTATCCTTGgttttttgaaaaagtaACACCAATTAATTTTATCACATTTGCATCTCCATTGCTAGGGATCGTTACTGATAATCCAGCATACGTGAAATTACTTCTTTCATTTGGTGTCATCGGTAAAACGGGCCAAGATCTGGGcttgaaaaatatcaatggATCAGATAAACCATTACTTTATTTATTGCCCGGTGAACCTGTAAGAACCATATTatccaaatttaaaagaagaacttTATATGCGAATGCAATAAACGATGGAATCGTCCCCTTATACACAGCTtcgttattattcttaGACTACGATGATATCTTACttcaattacaaaaaaatactaaTACGAAATCTGAAAATAATGTCACAATCCCAGAAAACACAGATTTCTTTAACAAGAATTTTATATCACCATTAACTAAGATGTTAAGTGTATGGGCCCCACAAAAATTCCCTACTGATCCAAATAGTTCAACATCTGCATTACCTAAAGTTTCGGTCTTACAATCTGCCACATCATTACTACTACCACCATTACCTGATAAGACATACTTGTTGGACCCAGATTCACGACATCCAGTTATAATCCATGATAAAATATACACAAAGGATGATTTACCCCCACAAGGAGATtcagaattattagatgacacatttttcaatagtgAAAACATGTTATTACAAGCATTCACTGCGATCGGGTCAGACAGAGATCGagagaaaaaatatcaaaaattagaagaatcTATAGCGAGGAGGTGGCACGAGGGAATGGATTGGAGGAAAGTTGTTGTCGCGTTGAAACCAGATGctcataataatatcatcgTGAGGAGGAGATTTGCAAATGCTTATGGCTGGACCGTTATAGATCATTTAGTAGACGTTCATTTCAATGGAGATGACTCATTGGAAACATCTAAGGAagtggaagaagaagaaaaagaagaagaaaaagaagaagaaaaagaaaaagaaaaagaaaaagagaaTGCTTTGGTTTCAATGGATTGTCCGACGACGATGGTACCTCTCGATATTGTTAAAGATCTTTCTTGGATAACAAAAGTTGAGAATGAAGGTCTCTTTGATGAGGGACCGACAGGCATGATTTCAACATTTGGAGAAATGTTGGAGAATTTTACTAAAACTAGATTATCATTAATGACAGACCGAACGTATAACGGTGTCCTTCCAAATGATAGTACTGATCCAGATAATGATACATCTATTCAAGACGGATTCGCATAA
- the TIP20 gene encoding Tip20p (similar to Saccharomyces cerevisiae TIP20 (YGL145W); ancestral locus Anc_2.329), giving the protein MLTDINDLFSIDDEIQKVQKQRDSLIVQLKTAQQNTIPNNDSNHENQAESIANDIEYNANNIVEIKKLKEKYGNLQIFQRLEDFYRKQEVHDSNLRKLDELNDEIAQLSQQEPKDFNIEELTKVSSELKELESELQSTNDIEKVNILISDFNTNVLTKIANDIGNAFKEKLLESKWDTKSTISIETKEITELRQTSSLLYKISDLYLQTDEPILWNFKCLANNFNIRFIYHFHDSTSNIETYFRYLNEYLTTNLYKCINLFHDQTNGLTKQLIHEQFINYVLEPIREKVQSTLSQNDSKTLIILISQIISTDKNLLKSFHYQGKGLASLLTDELWDKWIQFEVTTSTRQFETITNDPNDLPDTAADFIKLLNKIYDYLEPFYDLESESIQRYKLITCSQIFMNLTSAYLDYVLTVDYLGEKRTKMQELYQTMIKMQNLHLVYKKIYHLSGKPIFVHLTNIVNEKESKRYNSLFQDILRDYRKNMEDDIQNSIIHRIQKQIKESLRNYFKIGSWSVMEKNNDTPMAVSSELVTVINAMNEIISRLDSLEMPYELQLNIKNELLNIIVNYFIESILKLNKFNQYGLLQFKLDYETLKTTLQLPTHSNNSQDYKILRLLQILNIKYDNELYSKYVSKEYIKMANFDNLRHDLSITNLSDTDIQDGLYRIIYGNII; this is encoded by the coding sequence ATGCTTACAGATATTAACGATCTATTTTCAATCGATGATGAAATCCAAAAAGTGCAGAAACAAAGAGATAGCTTGATAGTGCAATTGAAGACAGCCCAACAGAACACTATACCGAATAATGACAGCAATCATGAGAACCAAGCTGAGTCCATTGCTAACGATATAGAATACAACGCTAACAACATCGTtgaaataaagaaattaaaggaGAAATATGGAAATTTACAAATCTTTCAGAGATTAGAAGATTTCTATCGCAAACAAGAGGTTCATGACTCTAATTTGAGaaaattagatgaattaAACGACGAAATAGCACAATTGTCACAGCAGGAACCTAAAGATTTCAATATAGAGGAATTGACCAAAGTTTCTTCTGAGTTGAAAGAATTGGAGTCCGAATTACAATCAACAAACGATATCGAGAAAgtcaatatattaatatctgACTTCAATACAAATGTTCTTACAAAGATTGCAAATGATATTGGGAATgcatttaaagaaaaacttTTGGAATCAAAATGGGACACTAAATCAACGATTTCCATTGAAACTAAAGAGATTACCGAATTAAGACAAACATCTAGTTTACTCTACAAAATTTCTGATCTATATCTTCAAACTGATGAACCTATCTTATGGAATTTCAAATGTCTTGcaaacaatttcaatatcagATTCATCTATCATTTCCATGACTCAACTTCCAACATAGAAACATATTTCAGGTActtaaatgaatatttgacaacaaatttatataaatgcATCAACTTGTTCCACGATCAAACAAACGGTCTAACCAAACAATTGATTCATGaacaattcattaattatgTATTAGAACCGATAAGAGAAAAAGTACAATCCACACTATCACAAAATGATTCCAAAACGTTGATAATCTTAATATCTCAAATCATCTCCACGGATAAGAATCTATTAAAATCATTCCATTATCAAGGAAAAGGGCTTGCATCATTGTTAACTGATGAACTATGGGATAAATGGATACAGTTTGAAGTTACCACATCTACTAGGCAATTTGAAACAATAACGAATGATCCAAATGATTTACCTGACACTGCTGCagattttattaaattactAAACAAGATTTATGACTATTTAGAACCATTTTATGATCTGGAATCAGAGTCAATACAAAGATATAAATTGATCACATGTTCCCAAATATTTATGAATTTGACCTCGGCATATTTGGATTATGTCCTAACTGTAGATTATCTTGGTGAGAAACGTACCAAGATGCAGGAATTGTATCAAACAATGATCAAAATGCAAAACTTACATTTAGTATAcaagaaaatttatcatctttcAGGGAAGCCTATTTTTGTTCATTTGACGAATATAGTTAATGAGAAGGAATCCAAACGATATAATTCATTGTTTCAAGATATTTTGAGGGATTATAGAAAGAACATGGAAGATGATAtccaaaattcaataatacaTAGAATTCAGaaacaaattaaagaatCATTGAGAAATTATTTTAAGATTGGATCTTGGTCTGTAATGGAAAAGAATAACGATACACCAATGGCAGTAAGTTCAGAACTGGTGACTGTAATAAATGCAATGAATGAAATCATATCAAGGCTTGATTCTTTAGAAATGCCCTATGAACTACAATTAAACATAAAGAATGAACTTTTAAACATCATTGTGAATTATTTCATCGAatcaattttaaaattgaataaatttaatCAATATGGGTTACTCCAATTTAAATTAGATTATGAGACTTTGAAAACTACTTTGCAACTTCCAACACACTCGAATAATTCTCAAGATTATAAAATATTGAGACTCCtacaaattttgaatattaaatatgaCAATGAATTGTATTCTAAGTATGTCTctaaagaatatatcaaaatGGCGAACTTTGACAATTTGAGACATGACCTATCAATCACCAATCTTTCAGACACAGATATCCAAGATGGATTGTACAGGATTATATACggaaatattatatga
- the RRT6 gene encoding Rrt6p (similar to Saccharomyces cerevisiae YGL146C; ancestral locus Anc_2.327) — protein sequence MYFTIVILNTILSLSFVSANTNTNKLNPFSKTHFRNHICLTLPPIKFSKGSQELNLELSKELSCFYFKTKFEGGDPNEVIVSIKVEDIIPEGIGDPKRFGGTSVDKGKQKLFFNLRSMDNDFSLLKSSRNLKTGISMFEVNPMGMDTFEFCFQNFVFDGSWDSIDSDKTIEIDISANDLENPALEKFITSHFTEQIYTSLQENVDQLNDLLNVTIKHELLSVEGCHRDLNENTFSLMIKGGIFLTVIVCLMGLFQLYLIFEKMGCAINK from the coding sequence ATGTATTTCACGATTGTAATATTAAATACCATTCTTTCGCTCAGTTTTGTCTCTGCTAACACCAACACAAATAAACTGAATCCTTTTAGTAAGACTCATTTCCGTAATCATATATGCTTAACCCTACCTCCCATAAAATTCTCCAAAGGCAGTCAAGAACTTAATTTGGAACTCTCCAAAGAGCTTTCCTGTTTCTATTTTAAAACTAAATTTGAAGGTGGAGACCCTAACGAAGTAATAGTCTCAATAAAAGTTGAAGACATAATTCCAGAAGGTATTGGTGACCCAAAACGATTTGGTGGAACAAGTGTCGATAAGggtaaacaaaaattattttttaatttgcGTTCAATGGATAACgatttttcacttttaaAAAGTTCAAGAAACTTAAAGACTGGCATTTCCATGTTTGAAGTTAATCCCATGGGTATGGATACTTTCGAGTTttgtttccaaaattttGTCTTCGATGGTTCATGGGATTCCATTGATTCAGATAAAACCATCGAAATAGATATTTCAGCTAATGACTTGGAAAACCCAGCTTTAGAGAAGTTTATTACGAGTCATTTCACAGAACAGATATATACTTCCCTACAAGAAAACGTGGACCAACTAAACGATTTGTTGAATGTTACAATAAAACATGAGTTATTAAGTGTGGAAGGGTGCCATCGtgatttaaatgaaaatactTTCTCACTTATGATTAAAGGTGGAATTTTTCTTACAGTTATAGTTTGTTTAATGGGTTTGTTCCAACTATATttaatctttgaaaaaatggGGTGTGccattaataaatga
- the RRP42 gene encoding exosome non-catalytic core subunit RRP42 (similar to Saccharomyces cerevisiae RRP42 (YDL111C); ancestral locus Anc_2.326), protein MVLSVAEKSYLYDSLASKPSIRPDGRLPHQFRPIEIFTNFLPSSDGSSRIIASDGSECIVSIKSKVVDHSIENDLVQVDINVAGERDDSIIVETLSSLMNKVLKSNKGIDTSKLQLTKKYSFKIFIDVLIISSYSYPASLISFSIFSALKATKLPKLVSSFDDLEVEELPMFHDYDLVTLDVNPPLVFVLAIVGDNIFIDPASNETEVANNGLIVTWSNGKVISPIKTLALNDRYINGFNPLLLKNGIKLVEQYGQNIADALENL, encoded by the coding sequence ATGGTTTTATCAGTTGCAGAAAAATCCTATTTATATGATTCATTAGCTTCCAAACCATCAATTAGACCGGACGGTAGACTACCACATCAATTCAGAccaattgaaatattcacGAATTTTCTACCAAGTTCTGATGGGTCCTCAAGAATAATTGCCAGTGATGGTAGTGAATGTATAGTGAGTATAAAATCTAAAGTTGTTGATCATTCCATAGAAAATGACTTAGTTCAAGTGGATATCAACGTTGCTGGGGAAAGAGATGATTCCATCATAGTGGAAAcgttatcatcattaatgaataaagttttaaaatcaaataagGGGATTGATACAAGCAAATTACAATTAACCAAGAAATATAGttttaaaatctttattgatgttttaattatatCGTCATATTCTTATCCTGCAtctttgatttcatttAGTATCTTTTCCGCCTTAAAGGCAACAAAACTACCGAAACttgtttcatcatttgatgatttggAAGTAGAAGAATTACCAATGTTTCATGATTATGATCTCGTTACTCTAGATGTTAATCCACCATTAGTATTTGTGTTGGCCATTGTAGgagataatattttcattgatCCTGCATCTAATGAAACTGAAGTGGCTAATAATGGCCTTATTGTTACTTGGTCGAATGGGAAAGTCATATCACCAATAAAGACATTGGCATTGAATGatagatatataaatgGATTTAATCCcttattattgaagaatggTATAAAATTAGTAGAACAATATGGTCAAAATATTGCTGATGCATTAGAGAATCTTTAA
- the RPL9A gene encoding 60S ribosomal protein uL6 (similar to Saccharomyces cerevisiae RPL9A (YGL147C); ancestral locus Anc_2.321), producing MKYIQTEQSIAIPEGVTVNIKSRIVKVTGPRGVLTKNLKHIDVTFNKVSKDLIKVTVHNGDRKHVAALRTVKSLVDNMVIGVTKGFKYKMRYVYAHFPINVNTIEKDGAKFIEIRNFLGDKKVRTVPVREGVDIEYSTNVKDEIVLSGNSVENVSQNAADIQQICRVRNKDIRKFLDGIYVSHKGCIVEDM from the coding sequence ATGAAGTACATCCAAACTGAACAATCCATTGCCATCCCAGAAGGTGTCACTGTTAACATTAAATCCAGAATTGTTAAGGTTACTGGTCCAAGAGGTGTCTTGACTAAGAACTTGAAGCACATTGATGTTACTTTCAACAAGGTTTCCAAGGATTTGATCAAGGTTACTGTTCACAATGGTGACAGAAAGCACGTTGCTGCTTTGAGAACCGTCAAGTCTTTAGTTGACAACATGGTTATTGGTGTCACTAAGGGTTTCAAGTACAAGATGAGATATGTTTACGCGCATTTCCCAATCAATGTCAacacaattgaaaaagatggtgctaaattcattgaaatcaGAAATTTCTTGGGTGATAAGAAGGTCAGAACTGTTCCAGTTAGAGAAGGTGTTGATATTGAATACTCCACTAACGTTAAGGATGAAATTGTTTTATCTGGTAACTCTGTTGAAAACGTTTCTCAAAACGCTGCTGACATTCAACAAATCTGTCGTGTTAGAAACAAGGATATCCGTAAGTTCTTAGATGGTATCTATGTTTCTCACAAGGGTTGTATTGTTGAAGATATGTAA
- the ARO2 gene encoding bifunctional chorismate synthase/riboflavin reductase [NAD(P)H] ARO2 (similar to Saccharomyces cerevisiae ARO2 (YGL148W); ancestral locus Anc_2.318) gives MSTFGKLFKVTTYGESHCKSVGCIVDGVPPGMTLTEADIQPQLTRRRPGQSKLSTPRNEKDKVEIQSGIEFNKTLGTPIAMLIRNEDQRPNDYNDIMNKFPRPSHADFTYSEKYGIQASSGGGRASARETIGRVAAGAIAEKFLKQVSNVEIVGFVTQIGEIKMERNPFDPNFQHVLNTITREKVDSMGPIRCPDASVAGDMVKEIEKYRGNQDSIGGVVTCVVRNLPTGLGEPCFDKLEAMLAHAMLSIPASKGFEIGSGFAGVSVPGSKHNDMFYYDEEQKRLRTKTNNSGGIQGGISNGENIYFSVPFKSVATISQEQKTATYDGKEGVLAAKGRHDPAVTPRAIPIVEAMTALVLADALLIQKSREYSRSIVN, from the coding sequence ATGTCTACCTTCggtaaattattcaaagtaACCACATATGGTGAATCCCATTGTAAATCAGTCGGCTGCATAGTGGACGGTGTGCCCCCAGGAATGACCCTAACAGAAGCTGACATCCAACCACAACTAACCAGAAGAAGACCAGGTCAATCCAAACTTTCCACTCCAAGAAACGAAAAGGACAAAGTGGAAATCCAAAGTGGTATTGAATTCAACAAAACTTTAGGAACTCCTATCGCTATGCTTATCCGTAATGAGGATCAAAGACCAAATGATTACAACgatataatgaataaattcCCAAGGCCTTCTCATGCTGATTTCACTTACTCTGAAAAATACGGCATTCAAGCATCATCGGGTGGTGGGAGAGCATCTGCAAGAGAAACTATTGGGAGAGTCGCTGCAGGTGCTATCGCtgaaaaattcttgaaaCAAGTCTCTAATGTGGAGATCGTGGGGTTTGTCACTCAAATTGGTGAGATTAAGATGGAGAGAAATCCATTCGATCCTAATTTCCAACATGTTTTGAACACCATTACGAGAGAGAAAGTCGATTCTATGGGTCCTATTAGATGTCCTGATGCTTCTGTTGCAGGAGATATGGTtaaggaaattgaaaaatatagagGAAATCAAGATTCTATTGGTGGTGTTGTCACTTGTGTCGTTAGAAATTTACCTACTGGGTTGGGTGAACCTtgttttgataaattagaagCTATGTTGGCTCATGCTATGCTGTCTATTCCTGCTTCAAAGGGGTTCGAAATTGGATCTGGGTTTGCTGGTGTCTCTGTACCAGGTTCTAAACATAATGATATGTTTTATTATGATGAGGAGCAAAAGAGATTGAGAACAAAGACTAATAACTCTGGAGGGATCCAAGGTGGGATCTCCAATGGTGAAAACATTTATTTCTCCGTCCCATTTAAGTCAGTGGCAACTATTTCTCAAGAACAAAAGACCGCTACCTATGATGGTAAAGAAGGTGTATTGGCTGCAAAGGGAAGACATGACCCTGCTGTCACTCCAAGGGCTATCCCTATTGTCGAAGCCATGACTGCTCTGGTATTAGCTGACGCTCTTTTGATTCAAAAATCAAGAGAATATTCAAGATCCATTGTTAATTAA
- the NDAI0H03380 gene encoding NAD(P)H-dependent oxidoreductase: protein MTTSNTIKKVLIVFGHPERKSFNGSLLDATVKNLESQGLEVKVSDLYRMNWKSEVTEDDFPETHEKGTRLEVAPESLAAFQNHKLTPDVVAEQEKLEWADLVILQFPLWWTGFPAILKGWVDRVFSAGLAYYRPERFGDGAFAGKKAMLMVSTGGAESHYSATGIHGPINDLLFPIQHGMLFYTGMTILPPFVTYSAYNITDDKFNSILEDLYNHFKDIDSLKPIAYRKQAEDYDPKTKELKQEIVDASNEKGFSLHIRKD, encoded by the coding sequence atgacAACTTCCAACACTATCAAAAAAGTTTTAATCGTCTTTGGTCATCCAGAACGTAAATCGTTCAATGGATCTCTATTAGACGCTACTGTCAAGAATTTAGAATCTCAAGGCCTTGAAGTCAAAGTCTCAGATCTGTACAgaatgaattggaaatcaGAAGTCACAGAAGACGACTTCCCCGAAACTCATGAAAAAGGAACAAGATTAGAGGTTGCGCCAGAATCCTTAGCTGCTTTCCAAAATCACAAGTTGACACCAGATGTCGTTgctgaacaagaaaaattggaatGGGCGGATTTAGTCATCCTCCAATTCCCATTATGGTGGACTGGTTTTCCTGCTATCTTGAAAGGTTGGGTAGACAGAGTTTTTAGTGCTGGATTAGCATACTACCGTCCTGAAAGATTTGGTGATGGTGCCTTTGCTGGTAAGAAGGCAATGCTAATGGTTTCTACTGGTGGGGCCGAAAGTCATTATTCTGCGACCGGTATACATGGTCCAATTAATGATCTTTTATTCCCTATTCAACATGGAATGTTATTTTACACTGGGATGACTATCTTACCACCATTCGTTACATATTCAGCTTACAATATAACTGATGATAAGTTCAATTCTATTTTGGAAGATTTGTATAATCAtttcaaagatattgaCTCTTTGAAACCAATCGCATACAGAAAGCAAGCTGAGGATTATGATCCAAAAACAAAGGAATTGAAGCAAGAGATCGTCGATGCAAGCAATGAAAAGGGATTCTCTTTACATATTCGCAAGGATTAG